In Edaphobacter paludis, a single window of DNA contains:
- a CDS encoding sulfite reductase subunit alpha has protein sequence MTMQTTGLPTLVPFIPDNAPFSDDQRAWLNGFLAGIFSSTQPAAVTEAPPALKIAVLYASQSGTAEGLARKVVKDLKSKGHIASLISLEGYTPAALAEERYAILIASTYGDGDAPDAVKPFYEKLCIEHFPRYQDLSYAVLALGDSHYEHFCKFGIDLDNKLDSLGAVRLHNRVDCDIDLDDAFASWKQGLYSRLESIVSTRPAKNAPSASIKTAAPAAKPAASSTGASSYTRENPFLAPVVDKHPLTREVSSKLTMHMAFSIADSNLKYEAGDACGVVPQNDHQLVADIITMLNFSAQAPVQLPKSGTTTLVDALTNHLQITRLTRRMIEAYATIGNCKPLFGLLIPEQQAHLEKYTYDRGLIDLLHDYPGVLHDPADLVAMLPKLAPRLYSISSSPYAHTGEIHTTIAVVRYRAHNRERGGVCSTLLADRTNTGERRAIYIQPNKKFRLPQQSDAPIIMIGPGTGIAPFRAFLHQRRALSATGKNWLFFGERSAATDFLYRDELESMLKDKHLTHLDLAFSRDQEHKVYVQDKMLEQAPRFWSWLEDGASIYVCGDAARMAKDVDATLHSIVAKQGNLNAEAATEYVQTLKDDHRYHRDVY, from the coding sequence ATGACCATGCAAACTACCGGCCTCCCTACACTCGTTCCCTTCATCCCAGATAACGCGCCCTTCAGCGATGATCAGCGCGCGTGGCTCAACGGCTTCCTCGCCGGAATCTTCTCCTCGACGCAGCCCGCCGCAGTCACCGAAGCTCCGCCTGCGCTCAAGATCGCCGTGCTCTACGCCTCACAGTCCGGCACCGCTGAGGGCCTCGCTCGTAAAGTCGTGAAGGACCTCAAATCCAAAGGACACATCGCCTCGCTCATCTCGCTCGAAGGCTATACGCCCGCTGCGCTCGCCGAAGAGCGCTACGCCATTCTCATCGCCAGCACCTACGGCGACGGCGACGCCCCCGATGCAGTCAAGCCCTTCTACGAGAAGCTCTGCATCGAACACTTCCCCCGCTATCAGGATCTCTCCTACGCTGTGCTCGCCCTCGGCGATTCGCACTACGAGCACTTCTGCAAATTCGGCATCGACCTCGACAATAAGCTCGACTCCCTCGGCGCAGTCCGTCTCCACAATCGCGTCGACTGCGATATCGATCTGGACGATGCCTTCGCAAGCTGGAAGCAGGGCCTCTACTCTCGCCTCGAATCCATCGTCTCCACACGCCCGGCCAAGAACGCGCCGTCAGCCTCCATCAAAACCGCAGCGCCTGCAGCGAAGCCTGCAGCAAGCAGCACCGGTGCCTCTTCCTACACGCGCGAAAATCCCTTTCTCGCGCCTGTAGTTGACAAGCACCCACTCACCCGCGAAGTCTCCAGCAAACTCACCATGCACATGGCCTTCTCTATCGCCGACTCGAACCTCAAGTACGAAGCCGGAGATGCTTGCGGTGTCGTCCCGCAAAACGACCACCAGCTTGTCGCAGACATCATCACCATGCTGAACTTCAGCGCCCAGGCCCCGGTGCAGCTCCCCAAATCCGGCACCACAACGCTCGTCGACGCCCTCACAAATCACCTGCAGATCACCCGCCTCACCCGCAGGATGATTGAAGCCTACGCCACCATCGGCAACTGCAAGCCGCTCTTCGGTCTGCTCATTCCCGAGCAGCAGGCGCACCTCGAAAAATATACCTACGACCGCGGCCTCATCGATCTCCTCCACGACTACCCCGGCGTCCTCCACGATCCCGCAGACCTTGTCGCCATGCTGCCCAAACTCGCGCCGCGCCTCTACTCCATCTCCTCCAGCCCCTACGCGCACACCGGCGAGATTCACACCACCATCGCCGTCGTCCGCTATCGCGCCCATAACCGCGAGCGCGGCGGCGTCTGCTCCACCCTGCTCGCCGACCGCACCAACACAGGCGAACGCCGGGCCATCTACATCCAGCCCAACAAAAAATTCCGCCTGCCCCAGCAGTCCGACGCGCCCATCATCATGATCGGCCCCGGCACTGGAATCGCGCCCTTCCGCGCCTTCCTGCACCAGCGCCGCGCTCTATCCGCCACCGGAAAGAACTGGCTCTTCTTCGGTGAGCGCAGTGCCGCAACCGACTTCCTCTACCGCGACGAGCTCGAATCGATGCTCAAGGACAAGCACCTCACCCATCTCGATCTCGCCTTCTCCCGCGACCAGGAGCACAAGGTCTACGTGCAGGACAAGATGCTCGAGCAAGCCCCGCGCTTCTGGTCATGGCTCGAGGACGGAGCCAGCATCTACGTCTGCGGCGACGCCGCCCGTATGGCTAAAGATGTCGACGCCACACTCCACAGCATCGTCGCCAAACAAGGCAACCTCAACGCCGAAGCAGCAACCGAATACGTGCAGACCTTGAAAGACGATCACCGCTACCACCGCGACGTTTACTAA
- a CDS encoding NirA family protein, with protein sequence MEQQTGTTLIDAPGFSIAQQQYLQGFFAGVAQRGVMPFVGQTFSGHITNDPASGLVNQAAEEAEPMWFGTPLSDLCKEERWKQEENALDIWDKLVAHANEDKAPAPDDLFRFKFHGLFYVAPAQDSFMLRMRVPGGILSAHQLRGLAQMAADWGSGRADLTTRSNLQIREFQPKDIVRVLGKVQDLGMTSRGSGADNIRNITASPITGIDPEELYDVAPLADALNRYILNSRDMYGLPRKFNVAFDNGGAISVVADTNDIGFIAVEVKEGHGIPAGVYFRVLLCGITGHKQFATDCGLLLRPDQTVAVAAAMIRVFAERGDRTDRKKARLKYLIDKWGVEKFITKTEKLLAFPLIRVPASACEPRKPIDRAGHIGVHAQSQPGLHYIGVSVPVGRLPVDQMLGLANIAETCGTGQLRLTVWQNLIIPNIPTAKLEAAKAAILAAGLAFEAGTVLSGTVACTGNKGCRFAATDTKAHAVALANMLDSRFNIMQPVNLHVTGCPHSCAQHYIGDIGLMGVKVGGEEGYQVVVGGGSDQDQSIARELIPAIKFSDLPPVMEQLFRTYTTQRNPEESFLDFTRRHSITELQSFCATQELV encoded by the coding sequence ATGGAACAGCAAACCGGCACCACCCTCATCGACGCTCCAGGGTTCTCCATCGCGCAGCAGCAATATCTGCAAGGCTTCTTCGCCGGCGTGGCCCAGCGCGGAGTCATGCCTTTCGTTGGCCAAACCTTCAGCGGCCACATCACCAATGATCCCGCCTCTGGCCTCGTCAATCAGGCTGCCGAAGAAGCCGAGCCAATGTGGTTTGGCACGCCCCTCTCCGACCTCTGCAAAGAAGAGCGCTGGAAGCAGGAAGAAAACGCGCTCGACATCTGGGACAAACTCGTCGCACACGCTAACGAAGACAAGGCCCCCGCGCCCGACGATCTCTTCCGCTTCAAATTTCACGGACTCTTCTACGTCGCTCCAGCGCAGGACTCTTTCATGCTGCGTATGCGCGTGCCGGGCGGCATCCTCAGCGCGCACCAGCTTCGCGGCCTCGCGCAGATGGCCGCCGACTGGGGCTCCGGCCGCGCCGACCTCACCACGCGCAGCAACCTCCAGATACGCGAGTTCCAACCTAAAGACATCGTCCGCGTCCTTGGCAAAGTTCAAGACCTCGGCATGACCTCCCGCGGATCAGGCGCCGACAACATCCGCAACATCACCGCATCGCCCATCACCGGCATTGACCCGGAAGAGCTTTATGACGTAGCGCCGCTCGCCGACGCGCTCAACCGCTACATCCTCAACTCTCGCGACATGTACGGCCTGCCACGCAAGTTCAACGTCGCCTTCGACAACGGCGGCGCCATCAGCGTCGTCGCCGACACCAACGACATCGGCTTCATCGCCGTCGAGGTCAAGGAAGGCCACGGCATCCCCGCCGGCGTCTACTTCCGCGTGCTGCTCTGCGGCATCACCGGCCACAAGCAGTTCGCGACAGACTGCGGCCTTCTCCTTCGCCCCGACCAGACCGTCGCCGTAGCCGCCGCCATGATTCGCGTCTTCGCCGAACGCGGTGACCGCACCGACCGCAAGAAGGCCCGCCTCAAATACCTCATCGACAAATGGGGCGTCGAAAAGTTCATCACCAAAACCGAGAAGCTTCTCGCCTTCCCGCTCATCCGCGTTCCCGCATCCGCCTGCGAACCGCGCAAGCCCATCGACCGCGCCGGACACATCGGCGTGCATGCACAGTCGCAGCCCGGCCTGCACTACATCGGCGTCTCCGTTCCCGTCGGACGCCTGCCAGTAGATCAAATGCTCGGTCTCGCCAACATCGCCGAGACCTGCGGCACCGGCCAACTGCGCCTCACTGTCTGGCAGAACCTCATCATCCCCAACATCCCCACGGCAAAGCTCGAAGCCGCAAAGGCAGCAATTCTCGCCGCAGGTCTCGCCTTCGAAGCAGGCACCGTCCTCAGCGGCACCGTAGCCTGCACAGGCAACAAGGGATGCCGCTTCGCCGCAACCGATACGAAAGCCCACGCCGTCGCGCTCGCCAACATGCTCGACAGCCGCTTCAACATCATGCAGCCCGTCAATCTGCACGTCACCGGCTGCCCCCACTCCTGCGCCCAGCACTACATCGGCGACATCGGCCTCATGGGCGTCAAGGTCGGCGGCGAAGAAGGCTACCAGGTCGTCGTCGGCGGAGGCTCCGACCAGGATCAAAGCATCGCTCGCGAGCTGATCCCCGCCATCAAGTTCAGCGATCTGCCGCCAGTCATGGAGCAGCTCTTCCGCACCTACACCACGCAACGTAACCCGGAAGAGTCCTTTCTCGACTTCACGCGCCGCCACTCCATCACCGAACTGCAATCCTTCTGCGCAACTCAGGAGCTCGTATGA
- a CDS encoding uroporphyrinogen-III synthase gives MTHASFDGLRVLSLESRRAKEVAKLIRTYGGEPFVVPAMREAPLESNKQALEFADGLLRGKFDLVIFLTGVGIRALLDIAQTKYKREELIEALRGVKIGARGPKPAAALRELQIPVTATAPEPNTWREMMHALESEFGDKLGGMRVAVQEYGASNPEFLSELTVKCGEVTKVPVYQWTLPEDLGPLRECVLGVANGSVDVVLFMTAVQVIHLFQVAEEMGLREDLRAGLMSMVVVSIGPTTSEELAHYGITPDFEPSHPKMGFLVNEAAQYSGKILERKRKRGADAATAIAPTVDDGDKPMQKPKSVVRRVAASTPTMAGFRDGLTSIDFLHEISSRLASADSFHVVLGSIVDFVTTVIPCDSCFIYVLENEKLVLRASKNPHVDLVDHLGMSLGQGITGWVAEHREPVAIASGASNDPRFVMFRNLPEDHFEAILCTPILCASKVVGVINLQHQMSYQHTANEIRLLSMLGFLVGAEIERTRLETENLQLAGRLETRKAVDRAKGILQRDLGMSEDEAYRTMQRESRQRRISMREIADAIVLGDDLKKTQAADSSRA, from the coding sequence ATGACTCACGCGAGCTTTGATGGATTGCGGGTTCTGTCGCTTGAATCGCGGCGCGCAAAAGAGGTCGCGAAGTTGATCCGCACTTACGGCGGAGAGCCCTTTGTTGTGCCCGCGATGCGCGAAGCACCGCTTGAATCGAACAAGCAGGCGCTTGAGTTCGCCGATGGGCTGCTGCGTGGGAAGTTCGATCTCGTGATCTTTCTGACCGGCGTGGGTATTCGGGCTTTGCTGGATATTGCGCAGACGAAATATAAGCGCGAAGAGTTGATTGAGGCCCTGCGCGGCGTCAAGATTGGAGCGCGCGGACCGAAACCGGCCGCCGCTTTGAGGGAACTACAGATTCCAGTTACGGCGACGGCGCCTGAACCGAATACGTGGCGCGAGATGATGCATGCGCTGGAGTCGGAGTTTGGCGACAAGTTAGGTGGGATGCGGGTGGCGGTGCAGGAGTATGGTGCGTCGAACCCCGAGTTTCTTTCCGAACTGACGGTGAAGTGCGGTGAGGTGACGAAGGTCCCGGTTTATCAGTGGACGCTGCCTGAAGACCTGGGGCCGCTGCGGGAATGCGTGCTGGGCGTTGCGAATGGAAGTGTCGACGTGGTGCTGTTTATGACAGCGGTGCAGGTGATTCATCTCTTCCAGGTTGCCGAAGAGATGGGGCTTCGCGAAGATCTGCGCGCCGGGTTGATGTCGATGGTGGTGGTTTCGATTGGGCCGACGACTTCGGAAGAACTGGCTCACTATGGAATCACGCCTGACTTTGAACCATCGCATCCGAAGATGGGCTTTCTGGTGAATGAGGCCGCGCAATACTCCGGCAAGATTCTGGAGCGGAAGCGGAAGCGAGGCGCAGATGCTGCTACTGCGATTGCGCCAACGGTGGACGATGGCGACAAGCCGATGCAAAAGCCGAAATCCGTGGTGCGCCGGGTTGCTGCTTCGACGCCGACGATGGCGGGGTTTCGCGACGGGCTTACGTCGATCGATTTTCTACATGAGATCAGCAGCCGGCTGGCATCGGCGGACTCGTTTCATGTGGTGCTGGGCAGCATCGTCGATTTCGTGACGACTGTAATTCCGTGCGACTCGTGCTTCATCTACGTGCTGGAGAACGAGAAGCTGGTGCTGCGGGCATCGAAGAACCCCCATGTCGATCTTGTGGACCATTTGGGCATGTCGCTGGGGCAGGGAATTACGGGCTGGGTGGCAGAGCATCGCGAGCCGGTAGCAATTGCATCTGGCGCGTCGAACGATCCGCGTTTTGTCATGTTTCGCAACCTGCCGGAAGACCATTTTGAGGCAATCCTGTGCACCCCGATTCTTTGCGCGAGCAAGGTGGTTGGGGTTATCAACCTGCAGCACCAGATGAGCTATCAGCACACGGCGAACGAGATCAGGCTGCTCTCGATGCTTGGCTTTCTTGTGGGCGCTGAGATTGAGCGCACCCGGCTGGAGACGGAAAATCTGCAACTGGCGGGGCGGCTGGAGACGCGCAAAGCTGTGGACAGAGCAAAGGGGATTTTGCAGCGCGACCTGGGGATGAGCGAAGACGAGGCCTATAGAACGATGCAACGGGAGAGCCGCCAGCGGCGGATCTCGATGCGCGAGATTGCGGATGCCATCGTGCTGGGGGACGACCTGAAGAAGACGCAGGCGGCTGATAGCTCTCGTGCCTAA
- a CDS encoding DeoR/GlpR family DNA-binding transcription regulator, with the protein MAAKTHDRANQILHLLLQKGTSSVEDLAATVDASSASVRRDLIKLEHRGLVHRTHGGVELAGKLTYEPFRFDAAFPLREERFADEKRRIAIAAAAMVADGETIALSPGTTTTQVARSLRHREGIHLVTSAVNIGMELSSQPNAKVTLTGGSIRWPGSFSMVGATAFHSIQKLYFDKVFMGATGIHPEYGLTVIESDEALILAEMAKHARQVIAVADASKLGMISTNKVCEPSQIHTIITDDSIDPELAEQFRRQHIQVLIV; encoded by the coding sequence GTGGCTGCAAAGACGCATGATCGAGCTAATCAGATCCTTCACTTGCTCCTGCAGAAGGGCACCAGCAGCGTCGAGGACCTCGCCGCCACGGTTGACGCTTCCTCGGCAAGCGTCCGCCGGGACCTCATCAAACTAGAGCACCGGGGCCTGGTCCATCGCACGCATGGGGGCGTCGAACTCGCCGGCAAACTGACGTACGAGCCCTTCCGCTTCGACGCAGCCTTCCCTCTCCGCGAAGAACGCTTCGCCGATGAAAAGCGCCGCATCGCAATCGCCGCCGCCGCGATGGTCGCGGATGGCGAGACCATCGCTCTCTCTCCCGGCACCACTACCACCCAGGTAGCCCGCAGCCTGCGCCACCGCGAAGGCATTCACCTCGTCACCAGCGCGGTCAATATCGGCATGGAGCTTTCCAGCCAGCCCAACGCAAAGGTCACCCTGACCGGCGGCTCCATCCGCTGGCCAGGCTCCTTCTCCATGGTTGGAGCCACAGCATTCCACTCCATCCAGAAGCTCTACTTTGATAAGGTCTTCATGGGTGCCACCGGCATCCACCCGGAATATGGATTGACTGTCATCGAGTCAGACGAAGCACTGATTCTCGCCGAGATGGCCAAACACGCCCGTCAGGTTATCGCAGTAGCCGATGCCAGCAAACTCGGTATGATCAGCACCAACAAGGTCTGCGAGCCCTCTCAGATCCACACCATCATCACCGACGACAGCATCGATCCCGAACTGGCCGAGCAATTCCGCCGTCAGCATATCCAGGTACTCATCGTCTGA